The Anolis carolinensis isolate JA03-04 chromosome 2, rAnoCar3.1.pri, whole genome shotgun sequence genome has a window encoding:
- the kif27 gene encoding kinesin-like protein KIF27 isoform X1, whose protein sequence is MEEVPVKVAVRIRPLLSKEALHNHQVCVRLIPNTQQIVVGKDRVFTFDFVFGKHSTQDEVYTTCIKPLVASLIEGYNATVFAYGQTGSGKTYTIGGGHVASVAEEERGIIPRAIQEIFQIIFENHNVDFTVKVSYIEVYKEEVRDLLELETSMKDLHIREDEKGNTVIVGTKDCQVESVDEVMSLLETGNAARHTGTTQMNEHSSRSHAVFTITICQQRQPVQAQKNTNSGPDSSRSSGQLIVSKFHFVDLAGSERVTKTGNTGERFKESIQINSGLLALGNVISALGDPRRKSAHIPYRDAKITRILKDSLGGNAKTVMITCISPSSSEFDESLNSIKYANRAKNIRNKPIVNYNPDLDRIDEMEFTIKLLREALQNHQVSEQNSGSRVSQDLSQERSKIRSLEEQLARLQVESFSYRNCIEEAYTFLADLKNIASLSKSQHDKLQDWLSVAQELRRETPAIPQINGGSGGNQEEPYHITILQLKRELKKYQQALAADEEVFSEKELEIKVLQDQIEKLIKENQECLQSLQEAQDINRLQNEKMVEQQLIIDQLNDRLEDMAKMSASSGACGDGPTTIVSARRPFSVPLTKRLVRSINPPVEPNSRKVHTSPPTYSLSRVMAGFHTRSQIMLDHIEEQDEVLHCSFSDHSDEDEKHAKNKKRLQFRRSLNRTWTRKQAPQFSVLEQTELQHDWHLQSKSISQMESAPGAADIECIKKSQILNMQKLKNTELKLTAAKQKMSELTLNIKMKEELIKELVKTGKDAQSVSKQYSLKIAELEHEADQAKIDLAETQKQLQELENKELRDIAEKARLQKEFRKKMDAAKIKVQALQKKQQDTKKLASLSTQNEKRVFEVEQNVSHMKNQQAQIQKRLQEESEKKKSLEAEIQKGQLQIKELQQKTEEQAKILKLKDQEIAAIKRKNSSETPQQLEKLEEKKKWLDEELEKVLHQRQELVHLEEDLKRREAIISKKETLMQEKSHLEIKKLRSSQALSQDILKLSSRLSLLDQELCDKNMQLQSSTTIEHAKIFEEVQALEKERDQLLKRRSSVDEKLQNGRVLSPEEEHFLFQLEEGIETLEAAIAYKNESIQNHQNSVRASSQIILHSEANVMEKLVSLTANELQAILIKYFNKVVSLRESERKLQLQAEELGIKVTEQENIARELERAHEHLVLQCDRRLTLQQKEHEQKMQLILLHCKEQDGESISEALKTYEAKVQQLEKDLFFYKKTSRELKKKLKELVGESIHPPQSQSKCFPSTDGTPNREEPIALSEELGWTDKSVGRFKEANYPTDNLEVQQKSNAFQEDVLEFLPRTSHSQEKQAGKVQNLAKSHPQGVFHSHTKDSMTQLQGTTPVKLSRKELRCIPASELSSRRSGLAVGMNYVPADSTEMLQKPNELNT, encoded by the exons CTTCTGTTGCAGAGGAAGAGAGAGGTATAATTCCACGCGCAATCCAGgaaatatttcaaattatttttgaaaaccaTAATGTTGACTTCACTGTGAAAGTTTCTTACATAGAGGTATACAAAGAAGAAGTCAGAGATCTTCTGGAACTAGAGACCTCTATGAAAGATTTACACATTAGAGAAGATGAGAAAGGCAATACAG TAATTGTCGGTACCAAGGATTGCCAAGTTGAAAGTGTAGATGAAGTGATGAGCCTGTTGGAAACAGGGAATGCTGCTCGACATACAGGCACAACAcaaatgaatgagcactccagcCGATCTCATGCTGTTTTTACTATCACCATTTGTCAACAACGGCAACCAGTGCAGGCTCAGAAAAACACGAACTCTGGACCGGATTCATCTCGAAGTTCAGGCCAGCTGATTGTGTCCAAGTTCCACTTTGTGGATCTAGCTGGATCAGAAAGAGTAACAAAAACTGGAAATACTGGTGAAAGATTCAAGGAATCAATTCAGATAAACAGTGGCTTATTGGCTCTGGGAAATGTGATAAGTGCTCTTGGAGATCCTAGGAGAAAAAGTGCACATATTCCATACCGGGATGCTAAAATTACACGCATTCTGAAGGACTCCTTAGGAGGCAATGCCAAGACAGTCATGATAACTTGCATTAGTCCATCATCTTCTGAATTTGATGAGTCACTCAATTCTATTAAATATGCCAACAGAGCCAAAAATATTAGAAACAAACCTATTGTCAACTACAACCCAGATTTGGACCGCATTGATGAAATGGAGTTTACAATCAAATTGCTTCGGGAAGCTTTGCAAAATCATCAGGTTAGTGAACAAAACTCTGGCAGCCGTGTGTCACAAGACTTGTCTCAGGAGAGAAGCAAAATCCGTTCTCTTGAAGAACAGCTTGCCCGGCTTCAGGTAGAAAGTTTCAGCTACAGAAATTGCATAGAAGAAGCCTATACATTTCTTGCCGACCTAAAAAATATTGCCAGTCTGTCAAAAAGTCAACATGATAAACTTCAGGATTGGCTCTCTGTGGCTCAGGAACTCAGAAGGGAGACCCCAGCTATTCCTCAAATAAATGGTGGAAGTGGAGGTAACCAAGAAGAACCATACCATATCACAATTCTTCAGTTGAAGAGAGAGCTGAAAAAGTATCAG CAGGCTCTTGCTGCAGATGAAGAAGTTTTTAGTGAAAAAGAACTTGAGATAAAAGTACTGCAAGATCAAATAGAGAAGTTGATAAAGGAGAATCAGGAATGTCTGCAGTCACTACAGGAGGCACAGGATATAAATAGGCTACAG aaTGAGAAAATGGTGGAACAACAGCTTATAATTGACCAGCTAAATGACAGATTAGAGGACATGGCAAAAATGTCTGCTTCCAGTGGTGCTTGTGGGGATGGACCAACCACTATAGTATCTGCTAGGAGGCCATTCAGTGTTCCTCTGACTAAACGTTTGGTGAGGTCCATTAATCCACCAGTGGAGCCGAACTCTCGAAAG GTACACACAAGTCCTCCTACATACTCCTTAAGTAGAGTCATGGCTGGATTTCATACCCGCAGCCAAATAATGTTAGATCACATAGAAGAACAGGATGAGGTTCTTCATTGCTCCTTCTCTGATCACAGTGATGAAGATGAAAAAcatgctaaaaataaaaaaagactcCAATTCAG ACGTTCTCTAAACCGTACATGGACACGAAAGCAGGCTCCTCAGTTTTCTGTGCTTGAACAAACAGAACTGCAACATGATTGGCATTTACAAAGCAAAAGTATCTCACAAATGGAATCTGCTCCTG GTGCTGCTGATATTGAATGTATCAAGAAAAGTCAGATATTAAATATGCAGAAATTAAAGAATACAGAGTTGAAACTTACTGCTGCTAAGCAAAAGATGAGTGAACTTACACTTAATATCAAAATGAAGGAGGAACTTATTAAAGAACTGGTGAAAACAG GTAAAGATGCTCAATCTGTAAGCAAGCAGTACTCTCTGAAAATAGCAGAACTGGAACATGAAGCAGACCAGGCCAAAATTGATTTAGCTGAAACGCAAAAGCAATTGCAAGAGCTAGAGAACAAAGAACTAAGAGACATTGCTGAAAAAGCTAGGTTACAGAAAGAATTTAGGAAAAAGATGGATGCAGCAAAGATAAAAGTGCAG GCCTTGCAGAAAAAACAGCAGGACACTAAGAAACTGGCATCGTTGTCCACACAGAATGAAAAGCGTGTTTTTGAAGTAGAACAGAATGTCAGTCATATGAAAAATCAGCAAGCCCAAATACAGAAAAGATTGCAAGAGGagagtgaaaaaaagaaaagcttgGAGGCAGAAATTCAGAAGGGACAACTGCAAATCAAG GAGCTTCAACAAAAGACAGAAGAACAAGCGAAGATTTTAAAACTAAAAGATCAAGAAATTGCTGCAATTAAAAGGAAAAACTCATCTGAAACCCCACAGCAACTAGAG AAattagaagagaaaaagaaatggctAGATGAAGAGCTAGAGAAGGTTTTACATCAACGTCAGGAGTTAGTTCATCTGGAAGAAGATTTAAAAAGAAGAGAAGCTATCATTTCCAAGAAGGAAACTTTGATGCAAGAGAAGAGCCATTTAGAAATTAAAAAACTGAGATCCAGCCAG GCTCTCAGTCAAGATATTTTGAAATTATCAAGTCGCTTGAGCTTGCTGGATCAGGAATTATGTGACAAAAATATGCAGCTTCAGAGCAGCACCACTATTGAGCATGCAAAGATTTTTGAAGAAGTTCAGGctctggagaaggagagggaccaGCTTCTGAAAAGAAGGAGCAGTGTGGATGAGAAATTGCAGAATGGCAGGGTATTGTCTCCAGAA GAGGAACATTTTCTCTTCCAACTTGAAGAAGGAATAGAAACTTTGGAAGCTGCCATTGCTTATAAGAACGAAAGTATTCAAAATCATCAGAATTCAGTCAGAGCTTCATCTCAAATAATTTTGCACAGTGAGGCCAATGTGATGGAAAAGTTGGTTTCCTTGACTGCTAATGAACTGCAAGCAATTCTTATAAAGTATTTTAATAAG GTTGTCAGCCTTCGTGAGAGCGAACGTAAATTACAACTTCAGGCTGAAGAACTTGGAATAAAGGTAACAGAGCAAGAAAACATAGCAAGAGAACTAGAACGGGCACATGAACATCTTGTGCTGCAATGTGACAGGCGTCTCACCCTCCAACAAAAAGAACATGAGCAAAAGATGCAATTAATACTACTTCATTGCAAAG AGCAAGACGGCGAAAGTATTTCAGAAGCTCTTAAAACTTATGAGGCAAAAGTCCAACAACTGGAAAAAGACTTGTTCTTCTACAAGAAAACTAGCAGAGAATTGAAGAAGAAATTAAAGGAACTGGTTGGAGAATCGATACACCCTCCTCAGTCACAGAGTAAAT GTTTTCCTTCTACTGATGGTACACCAAACCGAGAAGAACCAATTGCTTTGTCAGAAGAACTTGGGTGGACAGACAAATCAGTAGGAAGATTCAAAGAAGCAAACTACCCAACAGATAATTTAGAAGTACAGCAAAAGTCTAATGCATTTCAAGAGGATGTTCTAGAATTTTTACCCAGGACATCTCATAGTCAGGAAAAGCAAGCAGGAAAAGTGCAAAATCTTGCAAAATCTCATCCACAAGGAGTCTTTCATTCTCATACAAAAGACTCTATGACCCAGCTTCAAGGAACAACCCCAGTAAAACTTTCTCGCAAAGAATTGCGTTGCATCCCTGCATCTGAACTTTCTTCACGGCGCTCAGGCCTTGCAGTTGGTATGAACTATGTTCCTGCAGATTCCACTGAAATGCTTCAAAAACCTAATGAACTTAATACATAA
- the kif27 gene encoding kinesin-like protein KIF27 isoform X3: MEEVPVKVAVRIRPLLSKEALHNHQVCVRLIPNTQQIVVGKDRVFTFDFVFGKHSTQDEVYTTCIKPLVASLIEGYNATVFAYGQTGSGKTYTIGGGHVASVAEEERGIIPRAIQEIFQIIFENHNVDFTVKVSYIEVYKEEVRDLLELETSMKDLHIREDEKGNTVIVGTKDCQVESVDEVMSLLETGNAARHTGTTQMNEHSSRSHAVFTITICQQRQPVQAQKNTNSGPDSSRSSGQLIVSKFHFVDLAGSERVTKTGNTGERFKESIQINSGLLALGNVISALGDPRRKSAHIPYRDAKITRILKDSLGGNAKTVMITCISPSSSEFDESLNSIKYANRAKNIRNKPIVNYNPDLDRIDEMEFTIKLLREALQNHQVSEQNSGSRVSQDLSQERSKIRSLEEQLARLQVESFSYRNCIEEAYTFLADLKNIASLSKSQHDKLQDWLSVAQELRRETPAIPQINGGSGGNQEEPYHITILQLKRELKKYQQALAADEEVFSEKELEIKVLQDQIEKLIKENQECLQSLQEAQDINRLQNEKMVEQQLIIDQLNDRLEDMAKMSASSGACGDGPTTIVSARRPFSVPLTKRLVRSINPPVEPNSRKVHTSPPTYSLSRVMAGFHTRSQIMLDHIEEQDEVLHCSFSDHSDEDEKHAKNKKRLQFRRSLNRTWTRKQAPQFSVLEQTELQHDWHLQSKSISQMESAPGAADIECIKKSQILNMQKLKNTELKLTAAKQKMSELTLNIKMKEELIKELVKTGKDAQSVSKQYSLKIAELEHEADQAKIDLAETQKQLQELENKELRDIAEKARLQKEFRKKMDAAKIKVQALQKKQQDTKKLASLSTQNEKRVFEVEQNVSHMKNQQAQIQKRLQEESEKKKSLEAEIQKGQLQIKELQQKTEEQAKILKLKDQEIAAIKRKNSSETPQQLEKLEEKKKWLDEELEKVLHQRQELVHLEEDLKRREAIISKKETLMQEKSHLEIKKLRSSQALSQDILKLSSRLSLLDQELCDKNMQLQSSTTIEHAKIFEEVQALEKERDQLLKRRSSVDEKLQNGRVLSPEEEHFLFQLEEGIETLEAAIAYKNESIQNHQNSVRASSQIILHSEANVMEKLVSLTANELQAILIKYFNKVVSLRESERKLQLQAEELGIKVTEQENIARELERAHEHLVLQCDRRLTLQQKEHEQKMQLILLHCKEQDGESISEALKTYEAKVQQLEKDLFFYKKTSRELKKKLKELVGESIHPPQSQSFPSTDGTPNREEPIALSEELGWTDKSVGRFKEANYPTDNLEVQQKSNAFQEDVLEFLPRTSHSQEKQAGKVQNLAKSHPQGVFHSHTKDSMTQLQGTTPVKLSRKELRCIPASELSSRRSGLAVGMNYVPADSTEMLQKPNELNT; encoded by the exons CTTCTGTTGCAGAGGAAGAGAGAGGTATAATTCCACGCGCAATCCAGgaaatatttcaaattatttttgaaaaccaTAATGTTGACTTCACTGTGAAAGTTTCTTACATAGAGGTATACAAAGAAGAAGTCAGAGATCTTCTGGAACTAGAGACCTCTATGAAAGATTTACACATTAGAGAAGATGAGAAAGGCAATACAG TAATTGTCGGTACCAAGGATTGCCAAGTTGAAAGTGTAGATGAAGTGATGAGCCTGTTGGAAACAGGGAATGCTGCTCGACATACAGGCACAACAcaaatgaatgagcactccagcCGATCTCATGCTGTTTTTACTATCACCATTTGTCAACAACGGCAACCAGTGCAGGCTCAGAAAAACACGAACTCTGGACCGGATTCATCTCGAAGTTCAGGCCAGCTGATTGTGTCCAAGTTCCACTTTGTGGATCTAGCTGGATCAGAAAGAGTAACAAAAACTGGAAATACTGGTGAAAGATTCAAGGAATCAATTCAGATAAACAGTGGCTTATTGGCTCTGGGAAATGTGATAAGTGCTCTTGGAGATCCTAGGAGAAAAAGTGCACATATTCCATACCGGGATGCTAAAATTACACGCATTCTGAAGGACTCCTTAGGAGGCAATGCCAAGACAGTCATGATAACTTGCATTAGTCCATCATCTTCTGAATTTGATGAGTCACTCAATTCTATTAAATATGCCAACAGAGCCAAAAATATTAGAAACAAACCTATTGTCAACTACAACCCAGATTTGGACCGCATTGATGAAATGGAGTTTACAATCAAATTGCTTCGGGAAGCTTTGCAAAATCATCAGGTTAGTGAACAAAACTCTGGCAGCCGTGTGTCACAAGACTTGTCTCAGGAGAGAAGCAAAATCCGTTCTCTTGAAGAACAGCTTGCCCGGCTTCAGGTAGAAAGTTTCAGCTACAGAAATTGCATAGAAGAAGCCTATACATTTCTTGCCGACCTAAAAAATATTGCCAGTCTGTCAAAAAGTCAACATGATAAACTTCAGGATTGGCTCTCTGTGGCTCAGGAACTCAGAAGGGAGACCCCAGCTATTCCTCAAATAAATGGTGGAAGTGGAGGTAACCAAGAAGAACCATACCATATCACAATTCTTCAGTTGAAGAGAGAGCTGAAAAAGTATCAG CAGGCTCTTGCTGCAGATGAAGAAGTTTTTAGTGAAAAAGAACTTGAGATAAAAGTACTGCAAGATCAAATAGAGAAGTTGATAAAGGAGAATCAGGAATGTCTGCAGTCACTACAGGAGGCACAGGATATAAATAGGCTACAG aaTGAGAAAATGGTGGAACAACAGCTTATAATTGACCAGCTAAATGACAGATTAGAGGACATGGCAAAAATGTCTGCTTCCAGTGGTGCTTGTGGGGATGGACCAACCACTATAGTATCTGCTAGGAGGCCATTCAGTGTTCCTCTGACTAAACGTTTGGTGAGGTCCATTAATCCACCAGTGGAGCCGAACTCTCGAAAG GTACACACAAGTCCTCCTACATACTCCTTAAGTAGAGTCATGGCTGGATTTCATACCCGCAGCCAAATAATGTTAGATCACATAGAAGAACAGGATGAGGTTCTTCATTGCTCCTTCTCTGATCACAGTGATGAAGATGAAAAAcatgctaaaaataaaaaaagactcCAATTCAG ACGTTCTCTAAACCGTACATGGACACGAAAGCAGGCTCCTCAGTTTTCTGTGCTTGAACAAACAGAACTGCAACATGATTGGCATTTACAAAGCAAAAGTATCTCACAAATGGAATCTGCTCCTG GTGCTGCTGATATTGAATGTATCAAGAAAAGTCAGATATTAAATATGCAGAAATTAAAGAATACAGAGTTGAAACTTACTGCTGCTAAGCAAAAGATGAGTGAACTTACACTTAATATCAAAATGAAGGAGGAACTTATTAAAGAACTGGTGAAAACAG GTAAAGATGCTCAATCTGTAAGCAAGCAGTACTCTCTGAAAATAGCAGAACTGGAACATGAAGCAGACCAGGCCAAAATTGATTTAGCTGAAACGCAAAAGCAATTGCAAGAGCTAGAGAACAAAGAACTAAGAGACATTGCTGAAAAAGCTAGGTTACAGAAAGAATTTAGGAAAAAGATGGATGCAGCAAAGATAAAAGTGCAG GCCTTGCAGAAAAAACAGCAGGACACTAAGAAACTGGCATCGTTGTCCACACAGAATGAAAAGCGTGTTTTTGAAGTAGAACAGAATGTCAGTCATATGAAAAATCAGCAAGCCCAAATACAGAAAAGATTGCAAGAGGagagtgaaaaaaagaaaagcttgGAGGCAGAAATTCAGAAGGGACAACTGCAAATCAAG GAGCTTCAACAAAAGACAGAAGAACAAGCGAAGATTTTAAAACTAAAAGATCAAGAAATTGCTGCAATTAAAAGGAAAAACTCATCTGAAACCCCACAGCAACTAGAG AAattagaagagaaaaagaaatggctAGATGAAGAGCTAGAGAAGGTTTTACATCAACGTCAGGAGTTAGTTCATCTGGAAGAAGATTTAAAAAGAAGAGAAGCTATCATTTCCAAGAAGGAAACTTTGATGCAAGAGAAGAGCCATTTAGAAATTAAAAAACTGAGATCCAGCCAG GCTCTCAGTCAAGATATTTTGAAATTATCAAGTCGCTTGAGCTTGCTGGATCAGGAATTATGTGACAAAAATATGCAGCTTCAGAGCAGCACCACTATTGAGCATGCAAAGATTTTTGAAGAAGTTCAGGctctggagaaggagagggaccaGCTTCTGAAAAGAAGGAGCAGTGTGGATGAGAAATTGCAGAATGGCAGGGTATTGTCTCCAGAA GAGGAACATTTTCTCTTCCAACTTGAAGAAGGAATAGAAACTTTGGAAGCTGCCATTGCTTATAAGAACGAAAGTATTCAAAATCATCAGAATTCAGTCAGAGCTTCATCTCAAATAATTTTGCACAGTGAGGCCAATGTGATGGAAAAGTTGGTTTCCTTGACTGCTAATGAACTGCAAGCAATTCTTATAAAGTATTTTAATAAG GTTGTCAGCCTTCGTGAGAGCGAACGTAAATTACAACTTCAGGCTGAAGAACTTGGAATAAAGGTAACAGAGCAAGAAAACATAGCAAGAGAACTAGAACGGGCACATGAACATCTTGTGCTGCAATGTGACAGGCGTCTCACCCTCCAACAAAAAGAACATGAGCAAAAGATGCAATTAATACTACTTCATTGCAAAG AGCAAGACGGCGAAAGTATTTCAGAAGCTCTTAAAACTTATGAGGCAAAAGTCCAACAACTGGAAAAAGACTTGTTCTTCTACAAGAAAACTAGCAGAGAATTGAAGAAGAAATTAAAGGAACTGGTTGGAGAATCGATACACCCTCCTCAGTCACAGA GTTTTCCTTCTACTGATGGTACACCAAACCGAGAAGAACCAATTGCTTTGTCAGAAGAACTTGGGTGGACAGACAAATCAGTAGGAAGATTCAAAGAAGCAAACTACCCAACAGATAATTTAGAAGTACAGCAAAAGTCTAATGCATTTCAAGAGGATGTTCTAGAATTTTTACCCAGGACATCTCATAGTCAGGAAAAGCAAGCAGGAAAAGTGCAAAATCTTGCAAAATCTCATCCACAAGGAGTCTTTCATTCTCATACAAAAGACTCTATGACCCAGCTTCAAGGAACAACCCCAGTAAAACTTTCTCGCAAAGAATTGCGTTGCATCCCTGCATCTGAACTTTCTTCACGGCGCTCAGGCCTTGCAGTTGGTATGAACTATGTTCCTGCAGATTCCACTGAAATGCTTCAAAAACCTAATGAACTTAATACATAA